A stretch of the Streptosporangium sp. NBC_01755 genome encodes the following:
- a CDS encoding ABC transporter substrate-binding protein, with translation MNIIGSTQGPVRRGTTLLRTLLTAVLALALTACGSGNSEGATKIGFQTSFLYNAWDAPFFLALDKGYYSDEGLDVEIREGQGSGAAIQSLLGGANQIVEAERAAMSIQATEVGNLVSVAGLKTSNGLAIVSNKDRGIKTPADLRGKTIGITLGSSESGILPAFLKQNGISLDEVKIENLAASQKAQFLAAGKVDAISFVDYSAVSIAPLDELNMITFTDYGLTLLGTGLITTTEFAKDHPDAVKAFNRATMKAFNEAIADPDAAIDALLKRTKVLSRDAAMTQWTLYVKGAPKPFTGAQDAAEWTAMLASLKDAGVIKAPKPTDQYFTDDFVS, from the coding sequence ATGAACATCATTGGGTCTACCCAGGGACCGGTGCGGCGTGGCACGACGCTGCTCAGGACCCTCCTCACCGCAGTGTTGGCGCTCGCCCTCACCGCCTGCGGCAGCGGGAACAGCGAAGGCGCCACCAAGATCGGCTTCCAGACCAGCTTCTTGTACAACGCTTGGGACGCCCCGTTCTTCCTGGCGCTGGACAAGGGCTACTACAGCGACGAAGGCCTGGACGTGGAGATTCGCGAGGGCCAGGGCTCCGGCGCGGCCATCCAGTCGCTTCTCGGCGGCGCCAACCAGATCGTCGAGGCCGAGCGCGCGGCCATGTCGATCCAGGCGACAGAGGTGGGCAACCTGGTTTCGGTGGCCGGCCTCAAGACCTCCAACGGGTTGGCGATCGTCTCCAACAAGGACCGGGGCATCAAGACTCCGGCGGACCTGCGCGGCAAGACGATCGGCATTACCTTGGGCAGTAGCGAATCGGGCATCTTGCCGGCGTTCTTGAAGCAGAACGGCATCTCCCTGGACGAGGTCAAGATCGAGAATCTCGCTGCCAGCCAGAAGGCCCAGTTCCTCGCCGCGGGCAAGGTCGACGCGATCAGCTTCGTGGACTACTCCGCGGTGAGCATCGCTCCACTCGACGAGCTGAACATGATCACCTTCACCGACTACGGCCTGACCCTGCTAGGGACCGGCTTGATCACCACCACCGAGTTCGCCAAGGACCATCCCGACGCCGTCAAGGCATTCAACCGAGCCACGATGAAGGCGTTCAACGAGGCGATCGCCGACCCGGATGCGGCCATCGACGCCCTCCTCAAGCGCACCAAGGTGCTCAGCCGCGACGCGGCCATGACCCAATGGACGCTGTACGTCAAGGGGGCACCGAAGCCCTTTACCGGCGCCCAGGACGCGGCTGAGTGGACCGCGATGCTGGCCAGTCTCAAAGACGCCGGAGTGATCAAGGCGCCGAAGCCGACTGATCAGTACTTCACCGACGACTTCGTCTCCTAG
- a CDS encoding ABC transporter permease, with the protein MTEEARLRRRAKIINLLSTTGYPTALCLVLLVLWQILVPAFNVKPAILPVPSDIVSAGWENRSLILEHTWPTLIETVAGFVIAAVLGIIVAVAITSVPAIHKTIYPLLVGSLVVPKIAVAPLFVIWFGFGYTSKIIMVVLIAFFPVVVDMALGLTSIPLELRMLNRSMGASRWRAFWKISFPFALPNLFVGLKLAMALAIIGAIVAEFVQSSQGLGYLLLQANSTLQTSLFFATIVALTVLGVALYMVIEVLESIILRTRKR; encoded by the coding sequence ATGACCGAGGAAGCCCGCCTGCGCAGACGCGCCAAGATCATCAATCTTCTCTCGACTACGGGCTATCCCACCGCGCTCTGCCTCGTCCTGCTGGTGCTGTGGCAGATCCTGGTACCCGCCTTCAACGTCAAACCGGCGATTCTGCCGGTTCCCAGCGACATCGTCTCGGCGGGTTGGGAGAACCGGTCCCTGATCCTCGAGCACACCTGGCCGACTCTGATCGAGACCGTTGCCGGCTTCGTGATCGCGGCCGTGCTGGGCATCATCGTCGCGGTCGCCATCACCTCCGTACCGGCTATTCACAAGACCATCTACCCACTCCTGGTCGGCTCCCTGGTGGTGCCAAAGATCGCCGTGGCTCCGTTGTTCGTGATCTGGTTCGGCTTCGGCTACACCTCGAAGATCATCATGGTGGTGCTGATCGCCTTCTTCCCTGTCGTGGTGGACATGGCTCTCGGCTTGACCTCCATCCCGTTGGAACTGCGGATGCTGAACCGCTCGATGGGCGCCAGCCGCTGGCGGGCGTTCTGGAAGATCTCGTTCCCATTCGCTCTCCCGAACCTCTTCGTCGGTCTGAAACTCGCGATGGCGCTGGCCATCATCGGCGCGATCGTCGCCGAATTCGTCCAGTCCTCCCAGGGCCTCGGGTACCTGCTCCTGCAGGCCAACAGCACCCTGCAGACCTCGTTGTTCTTCGCCACCATCGTCGCGCTCACTGTGCTGGGCGTAGCTCTCTACATGGTGATCGAGGTCCTCGAGTCAATCATCCTGCGCACCCGTAAGCGCTGA
- a CDS encoding ABC transporter ATP-binding protein — protein sequence MNAVTGVGGTDDGKHVEVADDIVTLSEVSKTYRTATGITHALSPTTLNIRRGEFLSVVGPSGCGKSTLLTMISGLVPPSSGEVRIDGRLIDKPYHQCGIAFQTSVLLEWRSVLDNVLLQFEMRGIDPAPHRDKAMALLDSLGLEGSARLYPRELSGGMKQRVSIARALIHDPQLLLMDEPFSAVDALTRDQLSMDLQQVCVERGRDLTVLFITHHIEEAVFLGDRVLVMTPRPGMIAEIIDIDLPRPRRLEDTGREKQAQYAAHIRETFTRVGVFRQAKTEQPEGNTA from the coding sequence ATGAATGCGGTAACCGGAGTCGGTGGCACCGACGACGGCAAGCACGTCGAGGTCGCAGACGACATCGTGACCCTGTCGGAGGTGTCGAAGACCTACCGGACGGCGACCGGCATCACTCACGCCCTGTCGCCGACGACACTGAACATTCGCCGCGGCGAGTTCTTGTCGGTCGTGGGCCCCTCAGGATGCGGCAAGTCCACCTTGCTTACGATGATCTCCGGTCTGGTGCCACCGAGCTCCGGCGAGGTCCGTATCGATGGTCGGCTCATCGACAAGCCCTACCACCAGTGCGGGATCGCCTTCCAGACCTCCGTGCTCCTGGAGTGGCGCTCGGTCCTGGACAACGTCCTGCTCCAATTCGAGATGCGCGGCATCGACCCGGCGCCGCATCGGGACAAGGCAATGGCCTTGTTGGACTCCCTCGGCCTGGAGGGCTCGGCGCGGCTCTACCCGCGCGAGCTCTCGGGCGGAATGAAGCAGCGGGTCAGCATCGCCCGCGCCCTGATCCATGATCCTCAGCTACTGCTGATGGACGAGCCGTTCTCAGCGGTGGACGCCCTCACCCGCGACCAGCTCTCGATGGACCTGCAACAGGTATGCGTGGAGCGCGGCCGCGACCTGACGGTGCTGTTCATCACCCACCACATCGAAGAGGCGGTCTTCCTCGGCGACAGGGTGCTGGTGATGACCCCCCGGCCGGGCATGATCGCCGAGATCATCGACATCGACCTTCCCCGGCCGCGTCGCCTCGAAGACACCGGGCGCGAGAAGCAGGCTCAGTACGCCGCGCACATTCGCGAGACCTTCACCCGAGTCGGGGTCTTCCGTCAGGCCAAGACCGAGCAGCCCGAAGGAAACACGGCATGA
- a CDS encoding nuclear transport factor 2 family protein — MSYSDPSAVALVERYLQHYEDRDLDGVLSCVSTDFTIEFPGPVLFGSVAHLMHTAAQMFRSLRKHRDHYACGTDDQGRTVVTSRGRLYGECHDGSRIDDVRYCDVFLVADGLIVQQFVFNDMAVAAPGSVLGIDPA; from the coding sequence ATGAGCTATTCCGATCCGAGCGCGGTCGCCTTGGTCGAACGCTACCTCCAGCACTACGAGGACCGCGATCTCGACGGCGTCTTGTCGTGCGTCAGCACCGATTTCACCATCGAGTTCCCGGGTCCGGTGCTGTTCGGCTCCGTGGCACACCTGATGCACACCGCCGCACAGATGTTCCGCAGCCTGCGCAAGCATCGAGATCACTACGCCTGCGGCACCGACGACCAGGGGCGGACGGTGGTGACCTCGCGGGGCCGACTGTACGGCGAGTGTCATGACGGCAGCCGGATCGACGACGTCCGCTACTGCGACGTGTTCCTCGTGGCTGACGGCCTGATCGTGCAGCAGTTCGTCTTCAACGACATGGCCGTGGCCGCCCCCGGGTCCGTGCTTGGCATCGACCCGGCCTAG
- a CDS encoding FAD-dependent oxidoreductase, with product MNPTIPETSDDGGHSLIVIGAGTAGLPCAIGAAAAGAKVLVIEKSHRIGGTLHYSTGHLSAAGTSLQRKRGITDTVEDHLADLDRISHCLSRADLVRQAVTAAPDAVEWLLDRGFDVDPETPRILYGHEPYSIPRTYYGRSGGLSILEVLHGELEKWQRRGSIEVWLATAVVGLRATASCIEIETEGRHGSRLLTATEVVLATGGFASSPELLAEFDGAPAAVSAASPTSTGDGLLLAQELGAAVASTGRQLPGFGCLEHPGTSGRIDRTVERVALIAQEREPAEIYVTEQGRRFIAEDDPSIDRKERALAALPGWQFWAVFDAAALELPGPRLVPGWSVADFTRHANTRPDLVMADSIPGLAEAAGLPTGRLNTTIEDFDRFAGGAADDPLGRLRGRHPIGRAPYFALRLRGQVSVSFAGIDVDSQLRVRRTDGSIIPGLSAVGEAIGCGATGGDAYCGGMMVTPALSLGRALGERLANRACAPRDRSVADLQTPPEERADR from the coding sequence ATGAACCCGACCATCCCAGAGACCTCCGATGACGGCGGGCACTCGCTGATCGTCATCGGAGCCGGCACCGCAGGTCTTCCCTGTGCGATCGGCGCCGCCGCTGCCGGAGCCAAGGTACTCGTCATCGAGAAGAGCCACCGTATCGGCGGCACCCTGCACTACTCGACCGGGCATCTGTCTGCCGCCGGCACCTCACTGCAACGCAAGCGCGGGATCACCGACACAGTTGAAGACCACCTCGCCGACCTTGACCGGATCAGCCACTGCCTGTCCAGGGCCGACCTGGTCCGCCAGGCCGTCACCGCGGCGCCCGACGCCGTGGAGTGGCTGCTGGATCGTGGCTTCGACGTCGACCCGGAAACACCACGAATCCTCTACGGGCACGAGCCTTACTCGATCCCGCGCACCTACTACGGCCGTTCGGGAGGGCTCTCGATCCTGGAGGTTCTCCACGGCGAACTGGAGAAGTGGCAGCGGCGCGGTTCGATCGAGGTCTGGTTGGCGACCGCCGTAGTGGGCTTGCGAGCCACCGCCTCCTGCATCGAGATCGAAACCGAGGGACGCCACGGCAGTCGGCTTCTCACCGCCACCGAGGTGGTGCTGGCAACCGGTGGGTTCGCCAGCAGCCCCGAACTCCTTGCCGAGTTCGACGGGGCCCCGGCAGCCGTCTCCGCCGCCTCGCCGACCTCTACCGGCGACGGCCTTCTCCTCGCCCAGGAGCTTGGCGCTGCCGTCGCGAGCACCGGACGACAACTGCCCGGCTTCGGCTGCCTGGAGCATCCGGGGACTTCCGGCCGGATCGACCGAACGGTCGAGCGCGTCGCTTTGATCGCCCAGGAGCGGGAGCCGGCCGAGATCTACGTGACCGAACAGGGCCGCCGGTTCATCGCGGAGGACGACCCGAGCATCGATCGCAAGGAGCGTGCTCTCGCGGCACTTCCCGGCTGGCAGTTCTGGGCCGTCTTCGATGCCGCCGCACTGGAGCTGCCGGGGCCCCGGCTGGTCCCCGGCTGGTCGGTGGCGGACTTCACTCGCCACGCGAACACCCGGCCTGACCTGGTCATGGCCGACTCCATCCCCGGGCTGGCCGAAGCAGCCGGTCTCCCCACCGGACGGTTGAACACCACGATCGAGGACTTCGATCGGTTCGCCGGCGGAGCCGCCGACGATCCGCTGGGCCGCCTGCGCGGACGTCACCCGATCGGCCGGGCTCCGTACTTCGCACTGCGCCTGCGCGGACAGGTCTCGGTCTCCTTCGCCGGCATCGATGTCGACTCCCAGCTTCGGGTCAGGCGCACCGACGGCAGCATCATCCCGGGCCTAAGCGCAGTCGGCGAAGCGATCGGATGCGGCGCCACCGGGGGTGACGCCTACTGCGGCGGAATGATGGTGACTCCGGCGCTGAGCCTGGGCCGCGCCCTGGGAGAACGATTGGCGAACCGAGCCTGCGCTCCTCGGGACCGTTCGGTCGCCGACCTCCAGACTCCACCAGAAGAAAGAGCAGACCGATGA
- a CDS encoding ABC transporter substrate-binding protein: MRPRLWVTALTAAVLVISLTACGGTEKSSSEKLTDIGFQTSFLFGGWDIPFFLALDKGYYRDEGLNVTIREGTGSSASIQSLLGGANQIVESDGGSTAILAAEAGGFVSVATLADRFGSTIVSYKSDGIQEPADLKGKSIGISMGGTDAKLLDSFLKVNGVDPSTVTIQSLRPDQKAQYLKARKVDAITFVDYSAVSIEPLEKLNLMRLSEHGISQTGLNLVVRNDWLEEHPDAVRGFLRATAKAFAEARQDPGPAVDALMKRSPVMPAAAATTQWKLYQESFDLDPESKEKGFGRQSDTSWSAMLDSLLGAKLISTTKPLSDYFTNDYLSGER; this comes from the coding sequence ATGCGTCCACGCCTTTGGGTCACCGCCCTCACTGCTGCAGTGCTGGTGATCTCACTCACCGCCTGCGGCGGTACCGAGAAGAGCTCCTCGGAGAAACTCACTGATATCGGGTTCCAGACCTCCTTCCTCTTCGGCGGCTGGGACATCCCGTTCTTCCTGGCCCTGGACAAGGGCTACTACCGGGACGAGGGGCTCAACGTGACCATTCGCGAAGGCACAGGCTCCTCGGCCTCGATCCAGTCGCTGCTGGGCGGCGCCAACCAGATAGTGGAGTCCGACGGAGGGTCGACGGCGATCCTCGCAGCCGAGGCCGGCGGGTTCGTCTCGGTCGCCACCTTGGCGGACAGATTCGGCTCCACCATCGTGTCCTACAAGTCCGACGGCATTCAGGAGCCGGCCGATCTCAAGGGCAAGAGCATCGGCATCTCGATGGGCGGCACCGACGCCAAGCTGCTGGACTCCTTCCTCAAGGTCAACGGGGTGGATCCGTCGACCGTCACCATCCAGAGCCTGCGACCCGACCAGAAGGCTCAGTACCTCAAGGCCCGCAAGGTCGACGCGATCACCTTCGTGGACTACTCCGCAGTCAGCATCGAGCCGTTGGAGAAGCTGAACCTGATGCGACTCTCCGAGCACGGGATCAGCCAGACCGGGCTGAACCTCGTCGTACGCAACGACTGGCTTGAGGAGCACCCCGACGCCGTGCGCGGCTTCCTGCGCGCCACCGCCAAGGCGTTCGCCGAAGCTCGTCAGGACCCGGGCCCCGCTGTCGACGCGCTGATGAAGCGGAGCCCGGTCATGCCTGCCGCGGCGGCCACCACACAGTGGAAGCTGTATCAGGAGTCGTTCGATCTGGATCCGGAGTCCAAGGAGAAGGGCTTCGGCCGGCAGTCCGACACCAGCTGGTCGGCCATGCTGGACAGCCTGCTCGGCGCCAAGCTCATCTCCACCACGAAGCCGCTGAGCGACTACTTCACCAACGACTACCTGTCGGGTGAACGATGA
- a CDS encoding polysaccharide deacetylase family protein: protein MAFYLAVNLEHFVPGVPSTSIVPATAGLPVDPLNHGWRDYGLRVGIWRLVETVDRLGVPVTAIVNSDVCAHYPEVIEAGIERGWCWVAHGTSRSRLHTGFSSPAEERAHLEQMLDVLCAATGARPMGWLGPALTETEATLPLLADLGLNYTLDWCHDDQPGAVAGLREFVTVPYSVELNDIRVFLDKAMPGEQYVRMCLDWLDQLKLDLPQTGRVLPLPIHPFVANQPSRHRYLEEVLSVVMADAEVWPTTADLIARAYLGADG, encoded by the coding sequence GTGGCGTTCTATCTGGCAGTCAACCTGGAGCACTTCGTGCCGGGGGTGCCGTCGACCTCGATCGTCCCGGCGACCGCCGGGTTGCCTGTCGACCCCCTCAACCACGGGTGGCGTGACTACGGACTCCGGGTCGGTATCTGGAGATTGGTGGAGACCGTTGACCGGCTGGGCGTGCCGGTGACCGCGATCGTCAACTCCGATGTCTGCGCGCACTACCCAGAGGTGATCGAGGCCGGTATCGAGCGCGGCTGGTGCTGGGTCGCGCACGGCACGTCGCGCTCGCGGCTGCACACCGGCTTCTCCTCACCCGCAGAGGAGCGAGCCCATCTCGAGCAGATGCTGGACGTGCTCTGCGCTGCGACCGGGGCGCGGCCAATGGGCTGGCTCGGCCCCGCCCTAACCGAGACCGAGGCCACGCTGCCGCTGTTGGCCGATCTGGGTCTGAACTACACTCTGGACTGGTGTCACGATGATCAGCCGGGAGCGGTCGCGGGGCTCAGGGAGTTCGTGACGGTGCCGTACTCGGTGGAACTCAATGACATTCGCGTCTTCTTGGACAAGGCGATGCCCGGGGAGCAGTACGTGCGGATGTGTCTGGACTGGCTGGACCAGCTCAAGCTCGACCTGCCGCAGACGGGGCGGGTGCTGCCGCTGCCGATCCACCCCTTCGTTGCCAACCAGCCCTCTCGGCATCGTTACTTGGAAGAAGTGCTGTCAGTGGTGATGGCCGACGCCGAGGTGTGGCCGACCACCGCTGACCTGATCGCCCGGGCATATCTGGGTGCCGACGGCTGA
- a CDS encoding DUF6282 family protein, with translation MTRQLTGFGGPLIDVRGAIDMHVHSHPDIFPRLGDDIDLVTAARDAGLRAMVIKCHHENTVSRSYFANGAVPGIEVFGGVVLNSYVGFANPAAVEVALKLGGKFVWMPTVDAAYHAEVHGGTGTLVGLSGGRVGGPTYTVLDEHGALKPEVIEIIGLIAEHNGVLATSHLSPAEIKPLLIRAKADGVANVVITHPFYKAPGLSMDELKELVQLGGIAELGYCDYSAMWHVGLVEEVVEAVNVLGAENCVLVSDCGQRHNPLPSEALRIYAQTVFEKGVSEEDVYTMIRDVPARILGLDNGAQPPRPAVPYWSHDED, from the coding sequence ATGACACGCCAGCTGACCGGCTTCGGAGGTCCGCTCATCGATGTACGTGGGGCGATCGACATGCACGTCCATTCGCACCCCGACATCTTTCCCCGACTTGGTGACGACATCGATCTGGTGACCGCGGCCCGCGACGCAGGACTCCGGGCGATGGTGATCAAGTGCCACCATGAGAACACCGTCAGTCGCTCCTACTTCGCCAACGGGGCCGTCCCCGGGATCGAGGTCTTCGGGGGCGTCGTGCTGAACTCCTATGTCGGGTTCGCGAACCCTGCAGCCGTCGAGGTGGCACTCAAGCTGGGCGGGAAGTTCGTCTGGATGCCGACCGTGGACGCCGCCTACCACGCCGAGGTCCACGGCGGCACCGGCACGCTGGTCGGACTCAGCGGCGGCCGAGTCGGCGGGCCCACCTATACCGTGCTCGACGAACACGGTGCCCTCAAGCCGGAGGTCATCGAGATCATCGGCCTGATCGCCGAACACAACGGCGTTCTGGCCACCTCGCACCTCTCCCCTGCGGAGATCAAGCCACTGCTGATCCGCGCCAAAGCCGACGGCGTGGCCAACGTGGTCATCACCCACCCCTTCTACAAGGCACCCGGCCTGTCCATGGACGAGCTCAAGGAACTGGTGCAGCTCGGCGGCATTGCCGAACTCGGCTACTGCGACTACTCGGCGATGTGGCATGTCGGCCTCGTCGAGGAGGTCGTCGAAGCGGTCAACGTGCTGGGTGCTGAGAACTGCGTGCTGGTCTCCGACTGCGGCCAGCGACACAACCCCCTGCCGAGTGAGGCGCTGCGCATCTACGCCCAGACGGTCTTCGAGAAGGGCGTGTCCGAGGAGGACGTCTACACGATGATTCGAGACGTGCCGGCTCGGATCCTCGGACTCGACAACGGCGCTCAGCCGCCGCGCCCAGCGGTGCCCTACTGGAGCCATGACGAGGACTGA